From the genome of Dickeya aquatica, one region includes:
- the ygaH gene encoding L-valine transporter subunit YgaH, translated as MNTSVILIGLLVGTVNFLFRYLPLHVGGSRSGRLYRGKMALLLDSIGIASICALLVVSSVPEVLRHADRVLPTLAGFTLLTLCFYKTRSIVLSTLLGALCYGLVFKVLHMLPATGV; from the coding sequence ATGAATACTTCAGTGATATTGATTGGTTTATTGGTGGGAACCGTCAATTTTTTATTTCGCTATCTGCCGCTGCACGTCGGTGGTAGCCGGTCAGGCCGGCTGTACCGGGGGAAGATGGCCTTATTGCTCGATAGCATCGGCATTGCGTCTATTTGTGCATTGCTGGTTGTGTCAAGCGTACCGGAGGTTCTGCGTCACGCTGACAGAGTGCTGCCAACGCTGGCGGGGTTTACCCTGCTAACACTGTGTTTTTACAAGACTCGCAGCATCGTGCTCTCAACTTTGTTGGGTGCGCTGTGTTATGGGCTGGTATTCAAGGTGCTTCACATGCTGCCCGCAACTGGCGTCTAA
- the emrA gene encoding multidrug efflux MFS transporter periplasmic adaptor subunit EmrA produces the protein MSANVESQTPSATPHKAKKSRKGMLTLLMIVFIFIGCIWFAYWYLVLQHHQETDDAYVAGNQVQIMSQVSGSVIRVNVDNTDVVKKGDVLVELDPTDAEQAFARAQTTLANSVRQVHQQMINVRQYQANIELQQIALDKAVNDLNRREVLGRANAIGREDLQHARDQVASARASLEAAKHQYAATQALVLNTPLEQQPAIAQAATDLRSAWLALKRTHIVSPVEGYVSRRSVQVGARIGSTSALMAVVPAAPLWVDANFKETQLANMRIGQPATVISDVYGDKVVYKGKVVGLDMGTGSAFSLLPAQNATGNWIKVVQRLPVRIELDARQLADNPLRIGLSMLVNVDTANSEGKVLADTPRNTPAYQSDALELELAPVDQLIARIISDNAD, from the coding sequence ATGAGTGCCAACGTGGAAAGTCAGACCCCCTCTGCCACGCCGCATAAAGCGAAAAAATCGCGCAAAGGGATGCTGACGCTATTAATGATAGTGTTCATCTTTATCGGTTGTATCTGGTTTGCCTATTGGTATTTGGTGTTGCAACACCACCAGGAAACGGACGATGCCTATGTTGCAGGCAATCAGGTGCAAATTATGTCGCAGGTCAGCGGCAGTGTTATCCGCGTCAATGTAGATAATACGGATGTGGTTAAAAAAGGCGACGTGCTGGTCGAACTTGACCCGACTGATGCCGAGCAGGCCTTTGCCCGCGCACAAACCACGCTGGCCAATAGTGTGCGTCAGGTGCACCAGCAGATGATCAACGTGCGCCAGTACCAAGCGAATATCGAACTGCAACAAATCGCGCTCGATAAAGCGGTAAATGACCTCAATCGCCGTGAAGTGCTGGGGCGCGCTAACGCAATTGGCCGCGAAGACCTGCAACACGCCCGCGATCAGGTTGCCAGCGCCAGAGCCTCGCTGGAGGCGGCCAAACATCAATACGCCGCCACACAGGCATTGGTGTTAAACACGCCGCTGGAACAACAACCGGCAATCGCTCAGGCGGCAACTGACCTGCGCAGCGCGTGGCTGGCGCTCAAACGTACCCATATCGTCAGCCCGGTTGAGGGTTATGTCTCGCGCCGTAGTGTGCAGGTGGGGGCCAGAATTGGCAGCACCTCAGCACTGATGGCCGTCGTCCCGGCCGCACCACTTTGGGTTGATGCCAATTTCAAAGAAACCCAGTTAGCCAATATGCGCATCGGCCAGCCAGCGACCGTCATCAGTGACGTCTATGGCGACAAAGTCGTGTACAAAGGCAAAGTGGTCGGGCTCGACATGGGCACCGGCAGCGCCTTCTCACTGCTGCCTGCCCAAAATGCCACCGGCAACTGGATTAAAGTGGTACAGCGTCTGCCGGTACGTATTGAGCTTGATGCCCGACAACTGGCAGACAACCCGCTGCGTATTGGTTTGTCGATGCTGGTTAACGTGGATACCGCCAATAGCGAAGGCAAAGTATTGGCCGATACGCCGCGCAATACGCCCGCCTACCAAAGCGATGCGCTGGAGCTGGAGCTGGCACCGGTTGACCAGTTGATTGCCCGTATCATCAGTGACAACGCGGACTGA
- a CDS encoding AzlC family ABC transporter permease, whose product MLRTDPDTVKPLSSSQAPSATEASFARGVFDSLPIVIGYVPVAFAFGLNAVKLGFTPLDAIFLSCIIYAGASQFVITALLSAGASLWVAALTVMAMDIRHVLYGPSLRQRITQRLPTRKTPWWAFGLTDEVFAAATARLSRRHSGWSEHWMLGVAISAWLSWVAGTVLGAHFGNGPLAEFPAVESALAFMLPALFLSFLLSSFRRRQSLVVAAALGGALLGLLASSIPAAILAGIGCGCLASLAPQRTERETSS is encoded by the coding sequence ATGTTAAGGACAGACCCAGATACCGTGAAACCGCTTTCTTCCAGCCAGGCTCCCTCTGCGACAGAGGCCTCATTTGCCCGCGGCGTATTTGACAGCCTGCCGATTGTTATTGGCTATGTTCCCGTCGCCTTTGCTTTCGGGCTCAATGCGGTAAAACTGGGTTTTACACCGCTGGACGCGATTTTCCTCTCCTGCATTATTTATGCCGGAGCCAGTCAATTCGTGATTACCGCGCTCCTGAGCGCCGGAGCCTCGCTCTGGGTCGCCGCCCTCACGGTCATGGCAATGGATATCCGCCATGTGCTCTACGGCCCTTCGCTGCGCCAGCGCATCACTCAGCGCCTGCCTACCAGGAAAACGCCGTGGTGGGCATTTGGTTTAACCGATGAAGTTTTTGCCGCCGCTACCGCCAGGCTCTCGCGCCGTCATTCCGGCTGGAGCGAACACTGGATGTTGGGGGTGGCAATCAGCGCATGGCTGTCCTGGGTGGCCGGAACGGTACTGGGTGCTCACTTCGGTAATGGCCCACTGGCCGAATTTCCGGCGGTGGAGTCAGCACTGGCATTTATGTTACCCGCTCTGTTTCTGAGCTTTCTGCTGTCATCCTTTCGTCGTCGTCAAAGTCTGGTGGTCGCGGCGGCACTCGGCGGTGCGCTGCTGGGATTGCTGGCCTCATCGATTCCGGCTGCAATCCTGGCAGGCATTGGCTGCGGTTGCCTGGCCTCTCTGGCCCCACAGCGCACAGAAAGGGAAACATCATCATGA
- the mprA gene encoding transcriptional repressor MprA codes for MESSFAPIEDMLRMRASRRPDFPLKEVMLLRLFLHMQTKILEHRNQMLKEQDINETLFMALITLESQENYCIQPSELSAALGSSRTNATRIADELEKRGWIERRESDSDRRCLYLYMTEKGKAFLDELLPPQHRSLHILCSVLEDNEREQLDGLMRKLLLRLDEMEQNGV; via the coding sequence ATGGAAAGTTCATTCGCCCCAATTGAAGATATGCTACGTATGCGGGCTTCACGCCGCCCTGATTTTCCGCTCAAGGAAGTAATGCTGCTGCGTTTGTTTTTGCATATGCAAACCAAAATACTGGAACACCGTAATCAAATGCTTAAAGAGCAGGATATCAATGAAACCCTGTTCATGGCGCTGATTACACTGGAGTCACAGGAGAATTACTGTATCCAGCCGTCAGAGCTGAGCGCCGCGCTTGGCTCCTCTCGTACCAATGCCACCCGCATCGCGGATGAACTGGAAAAACGCGGCTGGATTGAGCGGCGTGAAAGCGACAGCGACCGCCGCTGCCTTTACCTGTACATGACAGAAAAAGGCAAAGCGTTTCTCGATGAGTTGCTGCCGCCGCAGCATCGCAGCCTGCATATTCTTTGCTCTGTGCTTGAAGACAACGAACGAGAACAACTGGACGGGCTGATGCGCAAATTGCTGTTACGCCTGGATGAAATGGAACAAAACGGCGTTTAG
- a CDS encoding bifunctional acetate--CoA ligase family protein/GNAT family N-acetyltransferase, with protein MSQRGLEALLRPRTIAVIGASEKPGRAGFLMMRNLLDGGFNGPVLPVTPKYRAVCGVLAYANVASLPMTPDLAVICTRAERNLSLLEALGERGCKTVIILSAPPAQFPALKTCAARYAMRLLGPNSLGLLAPWQGLNASFSPVPILKGKLAFISQSAAVSNTVLDWAQQRGIGFSYFIALGDSIDIDVDDLLDFLARDGKTSAILLHLEHISDARRFLSSARSASRNKPILVIKSGRSQQAQQLLHGAEHGMDAAYDAAIQRAGLLRVQDTHELFSAVETLSHLRPLRGERLLIVSNGASPAAQSLDQLIARQGKLAPLSEETRQALRAVLPDTVTISNPLDLRDDATPARYQATVATLLDSDDYDALLLIHAPSAAAPGTESAQHIIQLLQQHPRGKRITLLTNWCGEFSSQEARRLFNEAGIPTYRTPEGAVTAFMHIVEYRRNQKQLKETPSLPPDLSANTAQAHQLINQALQEGATQLDTHEVQPILQAYGLNTLPTWIASDSTEAVYIAEKIGYPVALKLRSPDIPHKSEIQGVMLYLQNAREVQLAAEAMLERARQSTPQARIDGLVVQGMANRTGALELRIAVEQDAIFGPVILLGEGGTQWHRETQAAVALPPLNMALARYLIVQALKSGKIRSRNALKPLDISAFSRLLVQVSNLILDCPEITRLDIHPLLANGAEFTLLDVTLHLAAFRGDPQSRLSIRPYPQELEENVQLKDETTCLFRPILPEDEPLLERFISKVTREDLYYRYFSEINEFTHDDLANMTQIDYDREMAFIALRPDVNGNNEIIGVTRAIADPDNISAEFAVLVRSDLKGLGLGRKLLAKLIDYARTHGLNRLNGITMPHNQGMITLARKLGFSVDVQLEDGIVTLELPLTTP; from the coding sequence ATGAGTCAGCGTGGATTAGAAGCATTATTACGCCCCCGTACTATTGCCGTCATCGGTGCCTCAGAAAAGCCGGGGCGTGCCGGATTCCTGATGATGCGTAACCTGCTTGATGGCGGTTTCAACGGCCCGGTGCTGCCTGTCACGCCCAAATACCGCGCGGTGTGTGGTGTGCTGGCCTATGCGAATGTCGCCAGCCTGCCGATGACACCGGACCTTGCGGTTATCTGTACCCGGGCGGAGCGCAACCTGTCGCTGCTTGAAGCGTTGGGAGAGCGGGGGTGTAAGACCGTGATTATCCTCTCCGCTCCTCCCGCACAATTTCCGGCATTAAAAACCTGCGCCGCCCGTTATGCCATGCGGCTGCTTGGCCCGAACAGCCTCGGCTTGCTGGCTCCCTGGCAAGGGCTTAACGCCAGTTTTTCCCCCGTGCCGATTCTCAAAGGCAAGCTGGCGTTTATCTCTCAATCGGCGGCGGTGTCGAATACCGTACTTGACTGGGCACAACAGCGAGGCATCGGTTTTTCCTACTTTATTGCCCTTGGCGACAGCATAGATATCGATGTGGATGACCTGCTCGATTTTCTGGCTCGAGACGGCAAAACCAGCGCTATTCTGCTGCATCTTGAACACATCAGCGATGCCCGGCGCTTTTTGTCTTCCGCACGCAGCGCATCACGCAATAAACCGATTCTGGTTATCAAAAGCGGCCGCAGCCAGCAGGCGCAACAACTGCTGCACGGCGCTGAGCATGGAATGGATGCCGCCTACGATGCCGCCATTCAGCGTGCGGGGTTACTGCGAGTGCAGGATACCCACGAGCTGTTCTCTGCGGTAGAAACCCTGAGCCACTTGCGCCCGCTACGCGGAGAACGGCTGCTGATAGTCAGCAACGGCGCGTCTCCGGCGGCACAATCACTCGACCAGTTGATTGCCAGACAAGGCAAGCTCGCGCCCCTGAGCGAGGAAACCCGGCAGGCACTTCGCGCGGTATTACCCGATACCGTCACCATCAGTAATCCGCTGGATTTGCGCGATGATGCGACGCCAGCACGCTATCAGGCCACCGTCGCCACACTCCTTGACAGCGATGACTATGATGCCCTGCTGCTGATTCATGCCCCCAGTGCCGCCGCCCCTGGCACCGAGAGTGCGCAGCACATCATTCAACTGTTACAGCAGCACCCGCGCGGCAAGCGTATTACGTTGTTAACCAACTGGTGTGGCGAATTTTCCTCGCAGGAAGCAAGGCGACTGTTTAACGAAGCTGGCATCCCTACCTACCGCACACCGGAAGGGGCGGTTACTGCATTTATGCATATCGTCGAGTATCGCCGTAATCAGAAACAGCTCAAGGAAACCCCCTCGCTGCCGCCTGATCTCAGCGCCAATACGGCGCAAGCACATCAGTTAATCAATCAGGCCTTGCAGGAAGGCGCAACCCAGCTTGATACTCACGAAGTGCAGCCGATCCTGCAAGCCTATGGCCTGAATACCCTGCCAACCTGGATTGCCAGTGACAGCACAGAAGCGGTGTATATTGCTGAAAAAATTGGCTATCCCGTCGCGCTGAAACTGCGCTCACCCGATATTCCCCATAAATCGGAAATTCAGGGGGTAATGCTTTACCTGCAAAACGCCAGAGAGGTGCAACTGGCCGCAGAAGCCATGCTGGAGAGAGCACGCCAGAGCACCCCTCAGGCACGCATTGACGGACTGGTAGTACAAGGCATGGCTAACCGAACCGGCGCTCTGGAGCTGCGCATTGCCGTCGAGCAGGATGCCATTTTCGGCCCGGTCATCTTGCTGGGAGAAGGGGGAACACAATGGCACCGGGAAACACAGGCCGCCGTGGCGCTCCCGCCGCTCAATATGGCACTGGCACGTTACCTGATTGTCCAGGCACTAAAAAGCGGCAAGATACGTAGCCGCAATGCGCTAAAACCCCTTGATATTTCAGCATTTAGCCGCTTGCTGGTGCAGGTTTCCAACCTGATTCTGGATTGCCCGGAAATTACGCGGCTGGATATTCATCCGCTGCTGGCGAATGGCGCAGAGTTCACGTTGCTGGATGTCACGCTGCATTTGGCTGCCTTTCGTGGCGACCCACAATCTCGCCTTTCCATTCGCCCTTACCCACAAGAGCTGGAAGAGAATGTGCAGTTAAAAGACGAAACAACCTGTTTGTTTCGCCCCATTCTGCCCGAAGACGAACCGCTGCTGGAGCGTTTTATCAGTAAAGTCACCCGTGAAGATCTCTACTACCGGTATTTTAGTGAGATCAATGAATTTACCCATGATGATTTGGCAAACATGACGCAGATTGATTATGACCGAGAAATGGCGTTTATCGCCCTGCGGCCTGATGTTAATGGCAACAATGAAATCATCGGTGTGACACGCGCCATTGCTGACCCGGATAACATCAGTGCAGAATTTGCCGTATTGGTACGCTCTGATTTAAAAGGCCTGGGGCTTGGCAGAAAACTACTGGCAAAGCTGATTGATTATGCACGGACACACGGCCTTAACCGGCTCAATGGTATTACCATGCCGCATAATCAGGGGATGATTACGCTGGCAAGAAAACTGGGGTTCAGTGTGGACGTACAACTGGAAGACGGGATTGTCACGCTGGAATTGCCGCTGACCACGCCATAA
- a CDS encoding tRNA-uridine aminocarboxypropyltransferase: protein MTGNAVLQLRQQRLALSTRPFRARGSRVIRCQRCLLPQVHCLCETLSPHPARSRFCLVMFDTEPMKPSNTGRLIADILPDTTAFLWSRTTPDPLLLQLLQSEAYQPWLVFLADGDEPGREIHHHLPASGKPPLFVMLDGTWPEARKMFRKSPYLDALPILSLSVDALSCYQLREASMAGQHCTAEIAIALLQQAGDTGAAHALASHFDRFRQHYLAGKAHHAKKKILPTVTAQTPTDV, encoded by the coding sequence ATGACCGGTAACGCTGTCCTGCAACTGCGCCAGCAGCGCCTTGCGCTCTCTACCCGACCTTTTCGTGCCCGAGGCAGCCGCGTCATCCGCTGCCAGCGCTGCCTGCTGCCACAGGTTCACTGCCTGTGTGAAACACTCTCGCCCCATCCCGCCCGCAGCCGTTTTTGTCTGGTGATGTTCGATACCGAACCGATGAAACCCAGCAACACCGGCAGGCTGATTGCCGACATTCTGCCGGATACCACAGCGTTTTTATGGTCACGCACCACGCCTGACCCCCTGTTATTGCAGCTGTTACAAAGCGAAGCCTATCAACCGTGGCTGGTGTTTCTGGCGGACGGTGACGAACCGGGCCGGGAAATTCATCATCACCTGCCCGCAAGCGGCAAACCACCGCTCTTTGTCATGCTGGATGGCACCTGGCCGGAAGCACGTAAAATGTTTCGCAAAAGCCCTTATCTGGATGCATTACCCATTCTCTCATTGAGTGTGGACGCGCTTTCGTGTTACCAGTTGCGTGAAGCGAGTATGGCAGGCCAGCATTGCACGGCCGAAATCGCCATTGCACTGCTGCAACAAGCCGGTGATACCGGGGCAGCCCACGCACTGGCCAGCCATTTTGACCGCTTTCGCCAGCATTACCTGGCAGGCAAAGCTCATCACGCAAAAAAGAAAATTTTACCGACGGTCACAGCGCAAACGCCAACAGACGTCTAA
- a CDS encoding tRNA/rRNA methyltransferase — protein sequence MSDALSGKGGKVRVMYVRSDDTADDKSSKTKRPADKRRGGEGENRSHHKGRDGGARGGRDNAGGGAKWRGESDRRERPVRRDAADRVDSPWKTVSRPSDDTPDHGGISGKSQIDPEQLRRQRTEETRVYGENACQALFLSRPESIVRGWFLQEVTPRFRETLRWMAANRKAYHVVDEDELTRASGTEHHGGVCFIIKKRRGLDVATYLKTAGETDCVLALEDVGNPHNLGGIVRSCAHFGVNGVMVRDAAMLESGAAVRTAEGGAEHVKAINSDNLIEELAQFRAAGYTIVTTSSHKGSRLSQVELPAKTVIVLGQEGDGLLDSTWQQGDMKISIDGTGKVESLNISVATGILLAQWWRQNHE from the coding sequence ATGAGCGATGCATTAAGTGGGAAAGGCGGTAAGGTCCGTGTCATGTACGTTCGCAGTGACGATACTGCGGACGATAAAAGCAGTAAAACGAAGCGGCCTGCCGATAAACGCCGTGGTGGTGAAGGGGAAAACCGTTCTCACCATAAAGGGCGTGACGGTGGCGCGCGTGGCGGACGAGATAATGCCGGTGGCGGTGCGAAGTGGCGTGGCGAGTCAGACCGGCGTGAGCGCCCGGTGCGTCGTGATGCCGCCGACCGCGTGGACTCTCCGTGGAAGACCGTCTCCCGCCCATCAGATGACACACCGGATCACGGTGGCATCAGCGGCAAAAGCCAGATTGATCCCGAGCAGTTGCGGCGTCAGCGCACGGAAGAGACCCGTGTCTATGGCGAAAATGCCTGCCAGGCGCTGTTTTTAAGCCGCCCGGAGTCGATTGTTCGCGGCTGGTTTTTGCAGGAAGTGACCCCCCGTTTTCGTGAAACGCTGCGCTGGATGGCCGCAAACCGCAAAGCATACCATGTGGTTGATGAAGATGAACTGACCCGGGCATCCGGCACTGAACATCACGGTGGCGTCTGTTTTATCATCAAAAAACGCCGTGGCCTGGATGTCGCCACGTACCTGAAAACCGCCGGGGAAACCGACTGTGTGCTGGCGCTTGAAGATGTCGGCAACCCGCATAATCTGGGTGGCATTGTACGTAGCTGCGCGCATTTTGGTGTCAATGGCGTGATGGTGCGTGATGCGGCCATGCTGGAGTCTGGCGCAGCCGTGCGTACGGCAGAAGGCGGAGCCGAGCATGTAAAAGCCATCAATTCCGATAACCTGATTGAGGAATTGGCGCAGTTCCGCGCGGCAGGATATACCATCGTTACCACCTCCAGCCACAAAGGAAGCCGTTTATCACAGGTAGAATTACCGGCCAAAACGGTGATTGTGCTCGGGCAGGAAGGGGATGGCCTGTTAGATAGCACCTGGCAGCAGGGCGATATGAAAATCTCCATTGACGGCACCGGTAAGGTCGAAAGCCTGAATATTTCAGTCGCAACCGGTATTCTGCTGGCGCAATGGTGGCGGCAGAACCACGAGTAA
- the trxC gene encoding thioredoxin TrxC has translation MNTVCSSCHATNRLPDNTTQAHSHAKCGRCGEALFSGEVINATEKTLDKLLQDSLPVVVDFWAPWCGPCVNFAPVFEHVAHENGEKIRFIKVNTQDEPELSARFRIRTIPTIMLFRQGQLVDMLGGALPKPQFESWLAESL, from the coding sequence ATGAATACGGTATGTTCATCTTGCCACGCCACCAACCGCCTGCCTGACAACACGACTCAGGCCCATTCGCATGCCAAATGCGGACGTTGTGGCGAGGCGCTGTTTAGCGGTGAAGTCATCAACGCGACAGAAAAAACACTGGATAAGCTACTGCAAGACTCGCTGCCGGTGGTGGTCGATTTCTGGGCTCCCTGGTGTGGGCCTTGCGTTAATTTTGCCCCGGTCTTTGAACATGTTGCCCACGAAAACGGCGAGAAAATCCGTTTTATCAAAGTCAATACACAAGACGAGCCCGAGCTCAGCGCCCGTTTTCGCATTCGCACTATTCCAACCATTATGCTGTTCCGGCAGGGGCAACTGGTCGATATGCTTGGTGGCGCACTGCCTAAGCCACAGTTTGAAAGCTGGCTTGCCGAATCACTCTAG
- the proX gene encoding glycine betaine/L-proline ABC transporter substrate-binding protein ProX has translation MRYINIATLALTALLSGSLLATDNLTTLAHPDADKRLPGQGITVKPIQSTLSEETFQTLLVSKALEKLGYRVEKPSEVDYNVGYASIASGDATFTAINWQPLHDDMYQSAGGDNIFYRQGVYVSGAAQGYLIDKKTAEQYQITRIDQLKDPKLARLFDTNGDGKADLTGCNPDGAVKASINHQIQAYGLGNSVTHNQGNYAALIADTISRYKQGKPILYYTWTPYWVSDVLRPGRDVVWLQVPFSSLPGVQKNIQTALPGGANYGFPVSQMRIVANKVWAQKNPAAATLFAIMTLPLADVNAQNLRMRQGESSAQAIERHVEGWIGAHQALFDGWIARARAAVK, from the coding sequence ATGCGATATATCAACATAGCCACACTGGCACTGACGGCGTTACTCAGTGGCAGTCTGTTGGCCACCGATAACCTGACGACACTCGCGCATCCCGATGCCGACAAACGCCTGCCCGGCCAGGGCATCACCGTCAAACCGATACAAAGCACGCTATCTGAAGAGACATTTCAGACATTGCTGGTCAGCAAAGCGCTGGAAAAACTGGGCTACCGCGTCGAAAAGCCAAGCGAGGTAGACTACAACGTTGGCTATGCCTCAATTGCCAGCGGCGATGCCACCTTCACGGCAATCAACTGGCAGCCGCTACATGATGACATGTATCAGTCAGCAGGCGGTGACAACATCTTCTACCGCCAGGGTGTGTATGTTTCCGGTGCCGCTCAAGGGTATCTTATCGATAAGAAAACCGCCGAGCAGTACCAGATTACCCGCATCGATCAGCTTAAAGACCCGAAACTGGCCAGACTGTTTGATACCAATGGCGATGGCAAAGCCGATTTGACCGGCTGCAACCCGGATGGGGCTGTGAAGGCGTCAATCAATCACCAGATTCAGGCTTACGGCCTTGGCAACAGCGTGACCCATAATCAGGGGAATTATGCTGCCCTGATAGCTGATACCATTAGCCGTTATAAGCAGGGTAAACCCATTCTCTATTACACCTGGACACCGTACTGGGTGAGTGATGTGCTGCGGCCAGGGCGTGATGTGGTCTGGTTACAGGTTCCTTTCTCTTCGCTCCCCGGCGTACAAAAAAATATCCAGACAGCCCTGCCTGGCGGTGCCAATTACGGCTTTCCGGTCAGCCAAATGCGGATTGTGGCCAACAAGGTATGGGCACAAAAAAACCCGGCTGCCGCAACGTTGTTCGCCATCATGACCTTGCCATTGGCGGATGTGAATGCACAAAACCTGCGTATGCGTCAGGGAGAGTCCTCCGCGCAAGCCATTGAACGCCATGTTGAGGGTTGGATAGGGGCACATCAGGCATTGTTTGACGGCTGGATAGCCCGTGCGCGTGCAGCGGTGAAGTAA
- the emrB gene encoding multidrug efflux MFS transporter permease subunit EmrB yields MMRKPLEGMTLALMTIALSLATFMQVLDSTIANVAIPTIAGNLGASNSQGTWVITSFGVANAISIPITGWLAKRFGEVRLFVWATALFTLTSWLCGMSTSLEMLIFSRMLQGLVAGPIIPLSQSLLLNNYPPAKRGIALALWSMTVVVAPIFGPILGGFISDNYHWGWIFFINVPLGILVVLVTLQTLRGRETKTEIRPIDSMGLVLLAAGIGSLQMMLDRGKELDWFNSTEIIVLAAVAVVSLSVLVVWELTDDHPVVDLSLFKMRNFTIGCLCTSLAFMLYFGAIVLLPQLLQVVFGYTATWAGLASAPVGLMPVLLSPIIGKFMHKLDMRRLVTFSFIMYAVCFYWRAYTFEPAMDFGASAWPQFVQGFAVACFFMPLTTITLSGLPPERMAAASSLFNFARTLAGSIGTSITTTLWERREALHHEHLTEAINPYNPVAQQTYQQLEAMGMSQQQVSGYLAQQVTAQGLIIGANEIFWLSAGVFVVLIVLVWFAKPPFGSHSAGGAH; encoded by the coding sequence GTGATGAGAAAACCGCTTGAAGGAATGACGCTGGCTCTGATGACCATCGCCCTGTCACTGGCCACGTTTATGCAGGTGCTGGACTCCACCATCGCCAACGTGGCCATACCGACGATTGCCGGGAATCTGGGAGCTTCCAACTCACAGGGTACCTGGGTCATCACCTCGTTTGGGGTAGCCAATGCTATCTCCATTCCGATTACTGGCTGGCTGGCCAAACGCTTTGGTGAAGTACGGCTGTTTGTCTGGGCTACTGCCCTCTTTACCCTCACCTCCTGGCTGTGTGGCATGTCTACCAGCCTGGAGATGCTTATCTTCTCAAGGATGCTGCAAGGGCTGGTCGCCGGGCCGATTATTCCGCTGTCGCAAAGCCTGCTGCTCAATAACTACCCGCCTGCCAAGCGCGGTATTGCGCTGGCACTGTGGTCGATGACCGTGGTCGTGGCCCCTATTTTCGGCCCGATTCTGGGCGGCTTTATCAGTGACAATTACCACTGGGGATGGATCTTTTTCATCAATGTGCCGCTCGGCATTCTGGTGGTGCTGGTCACGCTGCAAACCTTGCGCGGGCGCGAGACTAAAACGGAAATCCGCCCCATTGATAGCATGGGGCTGGTGCTGCTGGCCGCCGGTATCGGTAGCCTGCAAATGATGCTGGATAGGGGCAAAGAGCTGGACTGGTTCAACTCCACCGAAATAATAGTGCTGGCCGCCGTGGCGGTGGTGTCACTGTCGGTGCTGGTGGTATGGGAGTTGACGGACGACCATCCGGTGGTGGATTTGTCACTGTTCAAGATGCGGAACTTCACCATTGGCTGCCTGTGTACCAGTCTCGCCTTTATGCTCTACTTCGGGGCGATTGTGCTGTTGCCACAGTTGCTTCAGGTGGTGTTTGGCTACACCGCCACCTGGGCCGGGCTCGCTTCCGCTCCCGTCGGATTGATGCCGGTTCTCCTCTCACCCATCATCGGCAAGTTCATGCATAAACTGGATATGCGCCGTCTGGTGACGTTCAGTTTTATCATGTATGCCGTCTGTTTCTACTGGCGTGCTTATACCTTTGAACCGGCAATGGATTTCGGCGCATCGGCCTGGCCGCAATTCGTTCAGGGGTTTGCCGTGGCGTGCTTCTTTATGCCGCTGACCACCATTACCCTCTCCGGCCTGCCGCCTGAGCGCATGGCCGCCGCCTCCAGCCTGTTCAATTTCGCCCGTACATTGGCAGGCTCGATTGGGACATCCATCACCACCACGCTGTGGGAGCGGCGCGAAGCACTGCATCATGAACACCTGACAGAGGCTATCAACCCTTATAACCCGGTGGCGCAGCAAACCTATCAGCAACTTGAGGCGATGGGGATGAGCCAGCAACAGGTGTCCGGTTATCTGGCCCAGCAGGTGACAGCACAAGGGCTTATCATTGGCGCAAATGAGATCTTCTGGCTCTCCGCCGGGGTTTTTGTGGTGCTGATTGTGTTGGTCTGGTTTGCCAAACCCCCATTTGGCAGCCATTCAGCCGGTGGCGCACACTGA